The sequence GGGCCGTGGGGATGGCACGGGTGCTGCGGATGCCCATGAAGCGGGCCAGGATGTGCGGCTGACCGAAATAGCCAAGACCCCAGGCGAGCAGCGAAATGATCGCGACGGCACCGAGCGGCCCGCCTGCCGTCCACTTCCCGTCGGCGTAGCTGACCTCTGCCCCCATGTCCAGCAGGCCCGGCGCCTTCTTGCCGAGGGCATCGTGCAGTTCCCGGAATCCTCCGAGGGCCCCGATAGCGGTCAGGGGGACCACGATCAGGGCGAGGAACATCAGCGTCGCCTGCATCACGTGCGTCAGGCTCACGGCGAGGAAGCCGCCCAGGCTCGAGTAGATGGCTATCACCAGGGCCGTCAGGGTCACCCCGAGCCCGAAACGGATGCCGAAGACATGCTCGAACAGCAGCCCTCCGGCCTCCAGACCGCTGGCGACGTAGACGGTGAAGAACACGAGGGTGACCGCCGCCGAGACCATCCTGAGCATTCGGGTGCGGTCCTCGAACCGCTCCTCCAGGTAGGCCGACAGGCTCACGGCGTTCTCGGCACGCTCGGTGTAGGTACGCAGCCTCGGCGCGACGAACCGCCAGTTGAGGTAGGTGCCGACCGCCAGGCCGACCGCGATCCAGCTAGCACCGATCCCGGCCGCGTACACCGCTCCGGGAAACGCGAGAAACAGCCAGCCGGACATGTCACTGGCCTCTGCGGACAGGGCGGCGACGAACGCGCTGAGCCTGCGGCCGCCGAGCGCGAAGTCGGCAAAGGTATGAGTGCGGGTGTACGCCCAGACACCCACTCCGATCATGACGACCGCATACACGAGGAACGTGGTCACGATCGGCGCACTCAAATCGAACATATTCTCCTCGCCCGCGAGGGTTCATGAGCACAGGGCGCGACCGTCGACGCGCCTGGGGCCTGGCTTGCCCTGGCGGGTAAATGTACCGATTTGGGGCGCCGGCTGGCGGCCGCCACCTCCGCGCCGGTGCCGAACGGCCGATACCTGTCACAGCCGCGCGCAGCGCCGCACAGGCATGCAGCTCTCCCGGCATCGGCGCAAGGAGCCGGCCGAACCGTGCCGCCTGAGCCCTCGCCCCAGCCGTCGTTGTCGCTCGCCAGCGTCTTATTTCCCCTTTGGCGCCGCGATCGTGAACGGCCGGGCACAGGCACGAGCACCACACGACTCATGTGATGCGCCGGAAATCCTGGACTCAAGGATCTTGCTGGTTGACGAGGACTGCGGGAACGATCTTGTTGAGGTGGTCGGCGGGAAATCTGGAGGATCTCGTGGGCTCGACGTTGATCCTGCGGGTGGTGAAGCTGGTGGAGGACACTCACGGCGCGGGGGTGGTACCGCTGCCGAGCCAGAACGCTTTCTACAAGCTCAGCGAGGCGCCTTTCACAAGGCACTCAGGTCACTGTCGTACGGGGGCTTCGTTTCGGGTGGGGTGGCCGTCCGATGTGGGGGCATGGCTGATGCGGGCGAGGGCGCCGGTTTCGAGCGCCGTCCACAGTGCGCCGTCCGGGCCGAGGGTGATGCCGTGCGGTTCGCTGCCGGGGGTCGGCAGGTCGTGTTCGGTGATCGTGCCGTCGGGGGTGATCGTCCCGACGCGGTTGCTGCCCCATTCGGTGAACCACACGGTGCCGTCGGCGTCGGTGGTGAGGGCGTGCGGCCGTGCTTCGCGGTCGGGGAGCGGAAATTCGGTGATGTCGCCGTCGGTCGTGATCCGGCCGATCTGACCGGCGGCGATCTCGACGAACCACAGCGCGCCGTCCTGGCCTGCGGTGATGCCGACCGGTGCCGCGGCCTCGGTTGGCAGGGGGTGGAGTCGTACCGTGCCTGCGGTGTCGATCCGCCCGATGGCGTTCGCCTGGTTCAGGGTGAACCACAGCGCGCCGTCGCCGCCCGCGGTGATCGCGGAGGGGAAAGCGCCGGTGACCGGCAGGGGGTACTCGGTGACCTGTCCGTCGGGGGTGATCCGGCCGATGCGGTCGGCCGCGGTCTCGGTGAACCACAGTGCGCCGTCGGGCCCTTGGGTGATGCCGAACGGGCCGCAGGCGG is a genomic window of Streptomyces gilvosporeus containing:
- a CDS encoding virginiamycin B lyase, which encodes MPQPSIEEHKVTGPESGPYAVTAGPDGALWYTQVHSGRIGRLTPAGAHTDYPLSADCGPTIITPGPDGALWFTEYQAHRIGRITPTGRIDEFPLPTPACGPFGITQGPDGALWFTETAADRIGRITPDGQVTEYPLPVTGAFPSAITAGGDGALWFTLNQANAIGRIDTAGTVRLHPLPTEAAAPVGITAGQDGALWFVEIAAGQIGRITTDGDITEFPLPDREARPHALTTDADGTVWFTEWGSNRVGTITPDGTITEHDLPTPGSEPHGITLGPDGALWTALETGALARISHAPTSDGHPTRNEAPVRQ